The following coding sequences are from one Eucalyptus grandis isolate ANBG69807.140 chromosome 11, ASM1654582v1, whole genome shotgun sequence window:
- the LOC104434194 gene encoding probable leucine-rich repeat receptor-like protein kinase At1g35710 — protein sequence MASSQKQLSMLFLAYLLIIFPQQMSCLASSRSSSLVALTDASNHTVNEEVEALLTWKSKLDSGSRYNLSSWNGSSPCSWRGIDCDPLGSVVSFNLSSSAIRGTLHSLNFSHLPNLVTLSLPYNKLFGNIPVSIGHLSKLIRLELIGNNLSGNIPIELGSLRSLQYLDLASNSLTGPIPIEILGLSNLTVLSLAFNKLYGSIPKEIGMPPLQYINLSRNDLTGPIPVEILGLSNLTFLSLGYNKLFGNIPLSIGHLSKLIHLDLSHHNLSGNIPIELGSLRSLQYLDLSWNSIAGPIPSSIGNMSSLREFWLGGNQLVGSIPNEIRRLGSLHILDLSSNYLKGSIPIELGSLRSLQYLNLSTNSIAGPIPSSIRNMSSLGELWLNYNQLVGSIPIELGSLRSLRDLGLIDNNISGPIPSFIGNMSSLGRLLLARNQLVGSIPKEIGRLGSLYVLDLSSNYLKGSIPTTLGNLSNLAYLHLYDNQLSGSIPSEVGGMSSLIKMQLADNNLTGPIPSSIGNLTHLSDLHIANNLLSGSLPTEMNNLTSIARVSLNENHFVGQLPQEICSSQTLMNFSAGNNHLTGISRSLKNCSSLIRLGLKNNLLKDNITDALGMYPSLDYLELSDNELYGELPSTLSECRKLTSLTISNNKISGAIPPQLGNMTQLRKLDLSSNYIVGEIPKDLGKLKLLLQLLLDCNLLVGHIPQELGALSNLESLNIAGNNLSGSIPTQLGEGSHLLFLNLSRNNLEKSIPIEIGNLQSLQHLDLSQNFLTGEIPRQLGLLHRLEILNLSHNQLSGSTMSTFQDMISLTSIDISFNELEGSLPNIPAFRNATIGVVRGNKGLCGDIAGLSPCTKPMLKGRNKNKKLLLVLIPTFGCLLSLLLVVGASSIGCRRIRKTEATSANGSNENPWVIWSFDGRMVYESIIEATEEFDAKYCIGVGGQGSVYKAQLQTGETFAIKKFKEAVDVEMANQKAFEREIHALTETRHRNIIKLYGFCSSSRHSFLVYEFLESGSLKDVLNNEEMMATFDWNRRVNVVKGVAYALSYMHHECSPPIIHRDVSSKNILLDEEYEAHVSDFGMAKVLKSYSSNWTSFAGTFGYAAPELAYTMEVNEKCDVYSFGVVALEVIMGSHPGDLISSLASSSSSPSNNSTTSWPLKEVLDQRIPYPKGNVLGEVALVTKTALSCLNPKPEHRPTMQQVSRAISTCNSIMQSALEDIKLEELVDPTRFTF from the exons ATGGCCTCGTCTCAGAAACAACTCTCAATGTTGTTCCTCGCTTACCTTCTTATCATATTCCCGCAACAAATGTCTTGTCTTGCTTCATCTCGAAGCTCTTCTCTAGTTGCCCTTACTGATGCTAGTAACCATACGGTAAATGAGGAAGTGGAGGCACTCCTAACATGGAAGTCTAAGTTAGACAGCGGGAGTCGCTATAATTTGTCTTCATGGAATGGAAGCAGCCCTTGCTCATGGCGCGGAATCGATTGTGATCCTCTGGGGAGCGTTGTGAGCTTCAACCTTTCATCTTCTGCCATACGTGGTACGCTTCACTCTCTCAATTTCTCCCATTTGCCCAACTTGGTCACTCTTAGCCTTCCCTACAATAAGCTCTTCGGGAACATCCCTGTGAGCATTGGCCATCTTTCCAAGCTTATTCGTCTGGAGTTAATTGGAAATAACCTTTCGGGAAACATTCCAATTGAACTTGGGTCTTTGCGATCTTTACAATATCTCGATCTTGCTAGTAATAGTTTGACTGGCCCAATTCCCATTGAGATACTTGGCTTGAGCAACTTGACAGTACTAAGCCTTGcatttaataagctttatggtTCCATTCCTAAAGAAATAGGAATGCCACCTTTACAATATATCAATCTTAGTCGTAATGATTTGACTGGCCCAATTCCCGTTGAGATACTTGGCTTGAGCAACTTGACATTTCTAAGCCTTGGATATAATAAGCTCTTCGGGAACATCCCTCTGAGCATTGGCCATCTTTCCAAGCTTATTCATCTGGATTTAAGTCACCATAACCTTTCGGGAAACATTCCAATTGAACTTGGGTCATTGCGATCTTTACAATATCTTGATCTTTCTTGGAACAGCATCGCTGGTCCTATTCCTTCTTCCATCGGAAACATGAGTAGCTTGAGGGAGTTTTGGCTTGGTGGTAATCAACTTGTTGGATCCATTCCAAATGAAATAAGAAGGTTGGGGTCTCTCCATATACTTGACTTATCTTCCAATTATCTCAAAGGATCCATTCCAATTGAACTCGGGTCATTGCGATCTTTACAATATCTCAATCTTTCTACGAACAGCATCGCCGGTCCTATTCCTTCTTCCATCAGAAACATGAGTAGCTTGGGGGAATTATGGCTTAATTATAATCAACTTGTCGGATCCATTCCAATTGAACTTGGGTCATTGCGATCTTTAAGAGATCTCGGTCTTATTGATAACAACATTTCCGGTCCTATTCCTTCTTTCATTGGAAACATGAGTAGCTTGGGGCGGTTATTGCTTGCTCGTAATCAACTTGTCGGATCCATTCCGAAGGAAATAGGAAGGTTGGGGTCTCTCTATGTACTCGACTTATCTTCCAATTATCTCAAAGGATCCATCCCTACAACTTTAGGAAATTTGAGTAATTTGGCATATCTTCACCTCTATGACAACCAGCTTTCTGGCTCCATACCTTCGGAAGTTGGAGGAATGAGTTCattgataaaaatgcaattggCAGACAATAATTTAACAGGTCCTATCCCGTCGTCCATAGGCAACTTGACCCACCTATCGGACCTTCATATTGCCAACAACTTATTGTCGGGCTCTCTTCCCACCGAGATGAATAATCTCACATCCATCGCAAGAGTAAGTCTGAATGAAAATCACTTTGTTGGCCAATTGCCACAAGAAATATGCAGTAGCCAAACTCTTATGAATTTTAGTGCAGGAAACAATCACCTCACTGGAATCTCAAGAAGcctgaaaaattgttcaagtttgaTTAGACTTGGGCTCAAAAACAACTTGCTCAAGGATAACATAACTGATGCACTTGGTATGTACCCCTCCTTGGATTACCTTGAGTTGAGCGACAATGAACTTTATGGTGAGCTACCCTCGACATTGAGTGAATGTAGAAAATTGACAAGCTTGACAATCTCCAACAATAAAATCTCCGGTGCCATACCACCTCAGCTTGGAAACATGACTCAATTGCGGAAACTTGACCTCTCTTCAAATtatattgttggagaaattcctaAAGACCTAGGAAAATTGAAGTTACTACTACAGCTTTTGTTGGACTGCAACCTTTTGGTAGGCCACATCCCTCAAGAACTTGGAGCATTGTCCAATCTAGAATCACTCAACATTGCAGGAAATAACTTGAGTGGCTCAATTCCTACCCAACTTGGGGAGGGCTCCCACCTTCTATTCTTAAATTTAAGTAGGAATAATCTAGAAAAGAGTATTCCCATCGAGATTGGGAATCTTCAATCCCTTCAGCATCTCGATTTGAGTCAAAATTTCCTCACAGGAGAAATACCTAGACAACTTGGGCTATTGCACAGATTAGAAATACTCAATCTCTCACACAATCAATTATCGGGTTCAACTATGTCAACATTTCAAGATATGATAAGCTTGACATCCATCGACATATCGTTTAATGAGTTAGAGGGTTCTTTACCAAACATTCCAGCCTTTCGTAATGCTACGATTGGAGTTGTGAGAGGGAACAAAGGCTTGTGCGGAGACATTGCTGGTCTTAGCCCCTGTACAAAACCAATGTTgaaaggaagaaacaaaaacaaaaagttgctGCTAGTTTTGATTCCTACTTTCGGTTGCCTACTTTCTTTGCTTCTTGTTGTGGGAGCTTCAAGTATTGGATGCcgaagaataagaaaaacagAGGCTACTTCAGCTAATGGAAGCAATGAGAATCCCTGGGTAATATGGAGCTTTGATGGAAGAATGGTTTATGAGAGCATCATTGAAGCCACAGAAGAGTTTGATGCCAAATATTGCATCGGTGTGGGAGGACAGGGGAGTGTTTACAAGGCCCAATTGCAAACAGGTGAAACTTTTGCTataaagaaatttaaagaaGCAGTGGACGTAGAAATGGCCAATCAAAAAGCATTTGAACGGGAGATTCATGCTTTGACCGAAACTCGGCATCGAAATATCATCAAGCTCTATGGCTTTTGCTCGAGTTCTCGACATTCATTTTTGGTATACGAGTTCTTGGAATCGGGCAGCTTGAAGGATGTATTGAACAATGAAGAGATGATGGCAACATTTGACTGGAATAGGAGAGTGAATGTTGTCAAAGGGGTGGCTTATGCATTGTCCTACATGCACCATGAATGCTCTCCTCCTATAATTCATCGAGATGTCTCGAGCAAGaacattttattggatgaaGAATATGAAGCTCACGTCTCTGATTTTGGCATGGCTAAGGTTTTAAAATCTTATTCATCCAATTGGACTTCCTTTGCAGGCACCTTTGGATATGCAGCTCCAG AACTCGCATACACAATGGAAGTGAACGAGAAATGCGATGTTTATAGCTTCGGAGTGGTGGCATTGGAAGTAATCATGGGAAGCCATCCGGGCGACCTCATTTCTTCACTTGCGTCCTCATCTTCATCACCATCGAACAATTCAACAACTTCTTGGCCACTGAAGGAAGTTTTAGATCAAAGAATTCCATACCCAAAAGGTAATGTTCTAGGGGAAGTGGCTTTAGTGACAAAGACGGCATTGTCATGCTTAAATCCCAAACCAGAGCATCGTCCAACCATGCAACAAGTTTCTAGGGCAATATCAACATGTAACTCCATCATGCAAAGTGCATTAGAGGACATCAAATTGGAAGAACTAGTTGATCCTACACGCTTCACTTTTTGA